One genomic window of Anabaena sphaerica FACHB-251 includes the following:
- a CDS encoding 4Fe-4S binding protein, with protein MAYTITSQCISCKLCLSVCPTGAVKIVDDHYLIDSELCTNCVGSIHTVPQCKAVCPTANGCVKQPSDYWESWFSKYNSVLAKLTNKQDYWECWYNTYSQKFSEQLKKQQVVV; from the coding sequence ATGGCTTACACTATTACTAGCCAATGTATTTCCTGCAAGCTCTGTTTGTCTGTATGTCCCACTGGTGCAGTCAAGATAGTAGATGATCATTATTTGATTGACTCTGAACTTTGTACAAACTGCGTTGGTAGTATTCACACTGTACCTCAATGTAAAGCAGTTTGTCCCACTGCGAATGGTTGCGTGAAACAACCAAGTGATTATTGGGAAAGTTGGTTTTCTAAATACAACAGCGTCTTAGCGAAGTTAACCAATAAACAAGATTATTGGGAATGCTGGTATAACACTTATTCCCAGAAGTTCTCTGAACAATTGAAAAAGCAACAAGTAGTGGTTTAG
- the nifB gene encoding nitrogenase cofactor biosynthesis protein NifB, with amino-acid sequence MTLPATGLLTSSEQEPNINQAKSGGCGCDSSTTPEMDEKLIERIAKHPCYSEEAHHHYARMHVAVAPACNIQCNYCNRKYDCANESRPGVVSELLTPEEAAHKVLVIAGKIPQMTVLGVAGPGDPLANPEKTFRTFELIADKAPDIKLCLSTNGLMLTEYVDRIKQLNIDHVTITLNTIDPEIGAQIYSWVHYKRKRYRGIEGAKILLEKQLEGLQALKEADILCKVNSVMIPGINDKHLVEVNKAIRERGAFLHNIMPLISAPEHGTHFGLTGQRGPTGKELKEVQDNCSGNMKMMRHCRQCRADAVGLLGEDRSQEFTKDKFLEMSPEYNLETRQEVHEGIEKFREEIKLAKAKVQTGKKAANSPKILVAVATKGGGLVNQHFGHVKEFQVYEVDGNEVKFVSHRKIDQYCQGGYGEEATAENIMKAIADCKAVLVSKIGNCPKEKLHEAGIQTVEAYDVIEKVALEFYEQYVTANQ; translated from the coding sequence ATGACACTACCGGCTACAGGACTCCTCACCTCCTCCGAACAGGAACCTAATATCAACCAAGCTAAATCAGGTGGTTGCGGTTGCGATAGCAGCACAACCCCAGAAATGGACGAAAAGCTCATAGAACGCATCGCCAAACATCCCTGTTATAGCGAAGAAGCTCACCACCATTACGCACGGATGCACGTTGCAGTTGCCCCAGCTTGCAACATTCAATGCAACTATTGTAACCGCAAGTATGACTGTGCTAATGAAAGCCGTCCTGGAGTAGTAAGCGAATTACTCACACCAGAAGAAGCCGCACATAAAGTATTGGTGATAGCGGGTAAAATTCCCCAAATGACAGTTTTGGGAGTTGCTGGACCTGGTGATCCTTTAGCAAATCCAGAAAAAACATTCCGTACTTTTGAGTTGATTGCAGATAAAGCACCAGATATTAAACTGTGCTTATCTACTAACGGTTTGATGTTGACTGAATATGTTGATCGCATCAAACAATTAAATATAGATCACGTTACTATCACCCTTAACACCATCGACCCAGAAATAGGCGCACAAATCTATTCTTGGGTTCACTATAAACGCAAGCGTTACAGAGGAATTGAAGGGGCGAAGATTCTCCTAGAAAAGCAGTTGGAAGGATTGCAAGCTCTCAAAGAAGCTGATATCTTATGCAAAGTTAATTCGGTGATGATTCCCGGAATTAATGACAAACATTTGGTAGAAGTTAACAAAGCAATTCGTGAAAGAGGTGCATTCCTGCACAACATCATGCCGCTAATTTCTGCACCAGAACATGGAACACACTTCGGTTTAACCGGTCAACGTGGACCCACAGGGAAAGAACTCAAAGAAGTTCAAGATAACTGCTCTGGTAACATGAAAATGATGCGTCACTGTCGCCAGTGTCGAGCAGATGCGGTAGGATTATTAGGAGAAGACCGCAGCCAAGAATTCACTAAAGATAAATTCTTGGAAATGTCTCCAGAATACAATCTGGAAACACGCCAGGAAGTTCATGAAGGAATTGAGAAATTTAGAGAAGAAATTAAACTAGCAAAAGCCAAGGTACAAACCGGCAAGAAAGCTGCTAATAGTCCTAAAATCCTAGTTGCAGTAGCAACTAAAGGTGGTGGATTAGTTAACCAACACTTCGGTCATGTGAAGGAATTCCAAGTCTACGAAGTGGATGGTAATGAGGTAAAATTTGTCAGTCATCGCAAGATTGATCAATATTGTCAAGGTGGATACGGTGAAGAAGCGACCGCAGAAAATATAATGAAAGCGATCGCAGATTGTAAAGCAGTTTTAGTTTCTAAAATAGGTAATTGTCCTAAAGAGAAACTGCACGAAGCTGGCATCCAGACTGTAGAAGCTTACGACGTAATCGAGAAAGTTGCTTTAGAGTTTTACGAGCAGTATGTAACGGCTAATCAGTAA
- a CDS encoding NAD(P)-dependent alcohol dehydrogenase, with protein sequence MKAVVIRHYGDAEVLQYEEVEQPKIKPDHLLVKVHASSVNPIDWKTRKGMLSILTGNNFPLILGFDVAGEVVEVGSQVTRFKPGDAIYGSTSFPGGAYAEFAAIPENLAAPKPNNLTYEEAATIPLAALTALQALRDLGNIKSGQNVLINGASGGVGIFAVQIAKALDAEVTGVCSTKNLDLVRSLNADLVIDYTQQDFTEGNVQYNIIFDAVAKRAFSNCRKVLKPNGVYISTLPTPEVIIQGVLTAFLPGQKAKFVLEKPNSKDLVYLKDLIEAGKLRTVIDRTYPLQELIEAHRYSEGERAVGKIAIVITH encoded by the coding sequence ATGAAAGCTGTTGTTATCCGTCACTATGGTGATGCTGAGGTGTTGCAGTATGAAGAGGTGGAACAACCGAAAATCAAACCCGACCACTTACTTGTTAAGGTTCACGCTAGTAGTGTTAACCCCATTGACTGGAAAACCCGCAAGGGAATGCTGAGTATTTTAACTGGAAACAACTTTCCCCTAATTCTGGGTTTTGATGTCGCTGGGGAAGTGGTGGAAGTTGGTTCACAGGTGACGCGCTTCAAACCTGGAGATGCTATTTATGGCAGTACCAGCTTTCCTGGGGGCGCTTATGCAGAGTTCGCCGCTATCCCAGAAAATTTGGCGGCTCCCAAACCAAATAATTTGACTTATGAAGAAGCAGCCACCATACCATTAGCGGCGCTAACGGCTCTACAGGCATTGCGAGACTTGGGTAATATCAAATCAGGTCAAAATGTATTGATTAATGGCGCTTCGGGCGGTGTGGGCATTTTTGCGGTGCAAATTGCTAAGGCGTTGGATGCCGAGGTGACTGGTGTTTGCAGTACCAAAAATTTGGATTTGGTGAGGTCGTTGAATGCAGATTTAGTTATTGACTATACGCAACAGGATTTTACTGAAGGTAATGTGCAGTACAATATTATTTTTGATGCAGTTGCTAAACGAGCATTTTCTAATTGCAGAAAAGTTTTAAAGCCAAATGGAGTTTATATTTCAACTCTCCCCACACCGGAAGTAATTATACAGGGTGTTTTAACAGCGTTTCTTCCTGGACAAAAAGCTAAATTTGTGTTGGAGAAGCCTAATAGTAAAGATTTGGTTTATTTAAAAGATTTGATTGAAGCTGGTAAACTGCGGACGGTGATTGATCGCACATATCCTTTACAAGAATTAATAGAAGCACATCGGTATAGTGAAGGAGAGCGTGCGGTGGGAAAAATTGCAATTGTAATTACACATTGA